A single window of Crassostrea angulata isolate pt1a10 chromosome 8, ASM2561291v2, whole genome shotgun sequence DNA harbors:
- the LOC128161144 gene encoding uncharacterized protein LOC128161144, with the protein MELVVFLTFLLLMIIYCRSQQCVSTNFKLVFKNTIGTTDYKPLLVIQDNTYGITFHKCLHHCSQSKQCIGFFLCKANENLFVCQTCCQWKKIKGYKLGDSPGCKYIEKDVALETNLAYNKTAVLSSEYNENHKASHAIDGIKICPNSMLLAGAKYSVQPWLMIDLEDTFYIQKIVVYGRTDGHAFQLDAIRVAVMGRHVNYTCGGEYPGPSFVNDVILFMCPSELWGNKVIITKTTTGYFSLCEVEVYG; encoded by the exons atggagCTCGTAGTTTTTCTCACTTTTCTGTTACTGATGATAATATATTGTCGTTCTCAGCAATGCGTTTCCACCAATTTTAAACTTGTGTTTAAGAACACTATTGGAACCACTGATTATAAACCTTTGTTGGTTATACAGGATAATACCTATGGAATAACTTTTCATAAATGTCTGCATCACTGTTCACAAAGCAAACAGTGCATCGGGTTTTTCCTTTGTAAAGCGAACGAAAATTTATTCGTATGTCAGACTTGTTGTCAATGGAAGAAAATTAAAGGATATAAACTAGGAGATTCTCCTGGTTGTAAATACATAGAAAAG GATGTTGCACTAGAAACAAACT TGGCATATAACAAAACAGCAGTACTGAGCTCCGAATACAATGAGAATCACAAAGCATCACACGCTATTGACGGGATAAAGATATGTCCTAACAGCATGCTGCTAGCTGGTGCGAAATATTCTGTACAGCCCTGGCTCATGATTGATTTGGAAGACACATTCTATATACAGAAGATTGTTGTCTATGGCAGGACTGACGGTCATG cTTTTCAATTAGATGCAATTCGTGTAGCTGTAATGGGTAGGCATGTCAACTACACTTGTGGAGGGGAATACCCTGGCCCTTCCTTCGTGAATGATGTCATACTCTTTATGTGTCCATCGGAACTTTGGGGAAACAAGGTGATTATAACAAAAACGACCACgggttatttttctttgtgCGAAGTCGAAGTTTACGGATAA
- the LOC128159786 gene encoding uncharacterized protein LOC128159786 isoform X2: MNDQYDLQDVARCDLCETPTPCSYCRFCEKNLCNNCQKKHVLDDSKKHKVVPFERRKSLTYCKRHSSNLNDHYCEPCHNPICELCVSSKEHEGHNVVDILVKFKNQEVAIYDDIQELHRLDKEYKRSTFIISHLKDKLNKNSEEMIKSLREHGEDWHREINTIVNNLQVELEFKVSSQQSFLDDKEDAVKSTRTQIKQRVVVLKKILDTKDDKSVLAYESADYEFKKCPPEVKVPFPRFCKQQIGGEQLNKHFGYLKEINATMKEKERNTTEDVNHYDNPEYQFLIDDPQIKTSIDINTQFKDLCSISCLSDENVWVSECNESTIKLVNFQGELVKSIPTKTRNMPWDIAVTKSGDLVYTDYADHTVNIVKGKNIEVQELIRLQQWKPDGYSTKEQKFYPYGITTDSQGRILTADFDNDRIHILDQDGQFLRYIDNCDIKNPWGLCLDTKGNLIVTENKSSKIKKISYCEAK; this comes from the exons atgaatgaTCAATACGATCTTCAAGATGTTGCACGGTGCGATTTGTGTGAAACTCCGACTCCTTGTTCATACTGtagattttgtgaaaaaaatctatGTAATAACTGTCAGAAAAAGCATGTATTAGATGATTCAAAAAAGCATAAAGTCGTGCCGTTTGAAAGAAGGAAATCTCTTACGTACTGTAAAAGACACTCCTCAAATCTAAATGATCATTACTGTGAACCTTGCCATAATCCCATTTGTGAACTGTGTGTTTCCTCCAAGGAACATGAAGGTCATAATGTTGTTGACATAttggtaaaatttaaaaaccaagaAGTAGCCATTTATGATGATATTCAAGAATTACATAGATTAGACAAGGAATATAAACGGAGTACTTTTATAATTTCACATCTAAAAGATAAGTTAAATAAAAACTCAGAAGAAATGATTAAAAGTCTCCGAGAGCATGGGGAAGACTGGCACAGAGAAATAAACACCATTGTTAATAATTTGCAAGTCGAACTAGAGTTTAAGGTCTCCAGTCAACAGTCTTTTCTCGATGATAAAGAAGATGCAGTAAAGAGCACAAGAACTCAAATAAAACAGAGAGTAGttgttctgaaaaaaatattggataCAAAAGACGACAAAAGTGTACTTGCGTATGAATCAGCAGATTATGAATTCAAAAAATGTCCTCCTGAAGTGAAAGTTCCCTTTCCAAGGTTTTGCAAGCAACAGATTGGCGGAGAACAGCTAAATAAACATTTTGGATACTTAAAGGAGATAAATGCCacaatgaaagaaaaggaaagaaaCACAACGGAAGATGTGAATCACTATGATAATCCTGAATATCAATTTCTTATTGATGATCCGCAGATAAAAACAAGCATAGACATCAATACTCAATTTAAAGATCTTTGTAGTATTTCTTGTTTGAGTGACGAAAATGTGTGGGTGAGTGAATGTAATGAGAGCACGATAAAACTTGTCAATTTTCAGGGAGAATTAGTCAAATCAATTCCCACTAAGACAAGAAACATGCCATGGGACATAGCGGTAACGAAGAGTGGTGATCTAGTTTATACAGATTACGCTGATCACACTGTGAATATTGTGAAAGGTAAAAACATAGAGGTACAAGAATTAATCCGACTGCAGCAATGGAAACCT GATGGCTATTCTACAAAAGAGCAAAAGTTTTACCCATATGGTATCactacagacagccagggtcggatcctgacagcagactttGACAACgaccgtatccacatcctggatcaggacggacagttcctccgctacattgacaactgtgatATTAAAAACCCGTGGGGTTTATGTCTAGACACAAAAGGCAATCTTATTGTAACCGAGAACAAATcaagtaaaataaagaaaatcagtTACTGTGaagcaaaataa
- the LOC128159786 gene encoding uncharacterized protein LOC128159786 isoform X1: MNDQYDLQDVARCDLCETPTPCSYCRFCEKNLCNNCQKKHVLDDSKKHKVVPFERRKSLTYCKRHSSNLNDHYCEPCHNPICELCVSSKEHEGHNVVDILVKFKNQEVAIYDDIQELHRLDKEYKRSTFIISHLKDKLNKNSEEMIKSLREHGEDWHREINTIVNNLQVELEFKVSSQQSFLDDKEDAVKSTRTQIKQRVVVLKKILDTKDDKSVLAYESADYEFKKCPPEVKVPFPRFCKQQIGGEQLNKHFGYLKEINATMKEKERNTTEDVNHYDNPEYQFLIDDPQIKTSIDINTQFKDLCSISCLSDENVWVSECNESTIKLVNFQGELVKSIPTKTRNMPWDIAVTKSGDLVYTDYADHTVNIVKGKNIEVQELIRLQQWKPVSVCFSSSGDLLLIMDSDDNKQTKVLRYSDYKENQSIQFNEKGQPLYSSDGNIKYIAENRNQDICVSDCAAHSVVVVNKFGSLQFIYPQDGYSTKEQKFYPYGITTDSQGRILTADFDNDRIHILDQDGQFLRYIDNCDIKNPWGLCLDTKGNLIVTENKSSKIKKISYCEAK, translated from the coding sequence atgaatgaTCAATACGATCTTCAAGATGTTGCACGGTGCGATTTGTGTGAAACTCCGACTCCTTGTTCATACTGtagattttgtgaaaaaaatctatGTAATAACTGTCAGAAAAAGCATGTATTAGATGATTCAAAAAAGCATAAAGTCGTGCCGTTTGAAAGAAGGAAATCTCTTACGTACTGTAAAAGACACTCCTCAAATCTAAATGATCATTACTGTGAACCTTGCCATAATCCCATTTGTGAACTGTGTGTTTCCTCCAAGGAACATGAAGGTCATAATGTTGTTGACATAttggtaaaatttaaaaaccaagaAGTAGCCATTTATGATGATATTCAAGAATTACATAGATTAGACAAGGAATATAAACGGAGTACTTTTATAATTTCACATCTAAAAGATAAGTTAAATAAAAACTCAGAAGAAATGATTAAAAGTCTCCGAGAGCATGGGGAAGACTGGCACAGAGAAATAAACACCATTGTTAATAATTTGCAAGTCGAACTAGAGTTTAAGGTCTCCAGTCAACAGTCTTTTCTCGATGATAAAGAAGATGCAGTAAAGAGCACAAGAACTCAAATAAAACAGAGAGTAGttgttctgaaaaaaatattggataCAAAAGACGACAAAAGTGTACTTGCGTATGAATCAGCAGATTATGAATTCAAAAAATGTCCTCCTGAAGTGAAAGTTCCCTTTCCAAGGTTTTGCAAGCAACAGATTGGCGGAGAACAGCTAAATAAACATTTTGGATACTTAAAGGAGATAAATGCCacaatgaaagaaaaggaaagaaaCACAACGGAAGATGTGAATCACTATGATAATCCTGAATATCAATTTCTTATTGATGATCCGCAGATAAAAACAAGCATAGACATCAATACTCAATTTAAAGATCTTTGTAGTATTTCTTGTTTGAGTGACGAAAATGTGTGGGTGAGTGAATGTAATGAGAGCACGATAAAACTTGTCAATTTTCAGGGAGAATTAGTCAAATCAATTCCCACTAAGACAAGAAACATGCCATGGGACATAGCGGTAACGAAGAGTGGTGATCTAGTTTATACAGATTACGCTGATCACACTGTGAATATTGTGAAAGGTAAAAACATAGAGGTACAAGAATTAATCCGACTGCAGCAATGGAAACCTGTAAGTGTCTGTTTTTCATCTTCCGGCGACCTTTTGTTAATTATGGACAGTGATGATAATAAGCAAACAAAAGTATTGCGTTACTCAGATTATAAAGAAAACCAGAGTATTCAATTCAATGAAAAAGGTCAGCCTCTCTATTCATCCGATGGTAATATTAAATACATCGCTGAGAACAGAAATCAAGATATATGTGTATCAGATTGTGCAGCTCATTCAGTTGTGGTTGTCAATAAATTTGGATCTTTGCAATTTATATATCCTCAGGATGGCTATTCTACAAAAGAGCAAAAGTTTTACCCATATGGTATCactacagacagccagggtcggatcctgacagcagactttGACAACgaccgtatccacatcctggatcaggacggacagttcctccgctacattgacaactgtgatATTAAAAACCCGTGGGGTTTATGTCTAGACACAAAAGGCAATCTTATTGTAACCGAGAACAAATcaagtaaaataaagaaaatcagtTACTGTGaagcaaaataa